A stretch of the Teredinibacter haidensis genome encodes the following:
- a CDS encoding RimK family protein, with the protein MLQTLIIFDTSSHAASTIDGVKQIEFKRYLSEYPKLKEGKVRVVNLCNTDTYLSRGYYCSLLAEARRHKVLPSVHTINQLRQLEQNGYTNIALQLPESTLAENEETQFTLYFGWTAKVKWKKLARQLFEQYPTPLLQVSLKKSEQGIALALKRLSFSDISPEQQQLAQERLANFTASSWRTATGKKRLRWDMAILVNPEEILPPSNKQAIQLFVKAAAKVGIQANIIDTPRYGTIGQYDALFIRETTGIDHHTYRLACDAEREGLVVLDDPTSILRCCNKVFLHDAFSYSRVPSLKTFITIDDSEEEIEKVETEFGYPLVVKIPEGSFSRGVFKVNNREELKSTLKQGFTSSTLLLVQEYMYTEYDWRIGVLNDRPLYACKYHMARNHWQIYNHQSKRNQSGGFETLPTFEVPKSVLDAAVRACKVVGNGLYGVDVKQHAGEAYVIEVNDNPSIEHKVEDAYLGNELYMQIMTEFARRLESRGL; encoded by the coding sequence ATGTTGCAAACGTTGATTATTTTCGACACGTCTTCACACGCCGCATCAACGATTGACGGCGTTAAGCAAATTGAATTCAAGCGCTATTTATCCGAATACCCAAAACTCAAAGAAGGCAAGGTTAGGGTGGTAAATTTGTGTAATACCGATACTTACCTTAGCCGAGGATATTACTGCTCGCTATTGGCTGAAGCTCGCCGCCACAAAGTTTTACCCAGCGTGCACACCATTAATCAATTACGCCAGCTAGAGCAAAACGGCTACACCAATATCGCACTGCAACTACCGGAAAGTACTCTCGCGGAAAACGAAGAGACTCAATTTACGCTCTACTTTGGTTGGACAGCAAAAGTAAAATGGAAAAAACTAGCGAGGCAATTATTTGAGCAATACCCTACGCCGCTACTACAGGTTAGCCTGAAAAAAAGCGAACAGGGTATTGCGCTTGCGTTAAAACGACTATCGTTTAGCGATATATCTCCCGAACAACAACAGCTTGCCCAAGAGCGGTTGGCCAACTTCACCGCATCCAGCTGGCGAACTGCGACAGGAAAAAAACGTTTGCGCTGGGATATGGCAATACTGGTTAACCCGGAGGAAATACTGCCTCCCAGCAATAAACAGGCGATACAGTTATTTGTGAAGGCCGCTGCCAAAGTGGGCATTCAGGCCAATATTATCGATACCCCCAGGTACGGCACCATCGGGCAGTACGATGCCCTGTTTATTCGAGAAACCACAGGAATAGACCACCACACTTATCGCCTGGCATGCGATGCAGAGCGCGAAGGGTTAGTGGTCCTAGACGACCCCACCTCAATTTTGCGCTGCTGTAACAAGGTGTTTTTGCACGATGCCTTCAGCTACAGCCGTGTACCCTCCCTTAAAACGTTTATTACCATAGACGACAGCGAGGAGGAAATTGAAAAAGTAGAAACCGAGTTTGGGTACCCACTGGTTGTTAAAATTCCTGAGGGTTCTTTCTCCCGTGGAGTCTTTAAAGTAAACAACCGAGAAGAACTCAAAAGCACCCTCAAACAAGGTTTCACCTCCTCTACGCTACTACTGGTACAGGAATATATGTACACCGAATACGACTGGCGAATTGGAGTGCTTAACGACCGCCCCCTTTATGCGTGCAAATACCATATGGCGCGCAATCACTGGCAAATTTACAACCACCAATCTAAGCGCAATCAATCTGGAGGGTTCGAAACCCTGCCCACATTTGAAGTACCAAAATCGGTGCTGGATGCCGCCGTTCGAGCCTGTAAAGTCGTAGGCAACGGCCTGTATGGGGTGGACGTAAAACAACACGCTGGCGAAGCTTACGTAATAGAGGTTAACGATAACCCCAGCATAGAACACAAGGTTGAAGACGCCTACCTGGGTAACGAGCTGTATATGCAAATTATGACCGAGTTTGCCCGCAGACTCGAAAGTCGCGGGCTTTAA
- a CDS encoding mechanosensitive ion channel family protein has protein sequence MTAIILIVLITFYWLGRKALDQLVQKIATEKRVPPHRSQYIGTTLRIGWLLLAINATAIAIGVNFSDMGFVITSIFAMLGVALFATWSILSNITASVFVFFFFPYRPGDWVKIIDGDNSISGIISEITLFHVILTGEEDGVIHTYPNSMVFQKAVSIRKNLKPNDTQTAQPSAQPAEQEPISNEIHS, from the coding sequence ATGACCGCCATAATCCTTATCGTATTAATCACGTTCTATTGGCTCGGGCGCAAAGCCCTTGATCAGCTGGTACAAAAGATTGCCACGGAAAAGCGCGTTCCTCCGCACCGATCCCAATATATTGGAACCACCTTAAGAATCGGCTGGCTGCTACTGGCAATAAATGCTACAGCGATTGCGATAGGTGTTAACTTTAGTGATATGGGATTCGTTATAACCTCCATATTTGCCATGCTCGGCGTAGCGCTTTTCGCCACCTGGTCCATACTCAGCAACATTACCGCCTCGGTATTCGTGTTTTTCTTTTTCCCTTACCGCCCGGGCGACTGGGTAAAAATTATTGACGGTGATAACAGTATCAGCGGGATTATCAGCGAAATCACTCTATTCCACGTGATTCTTACCGGCGAGGAAGATGGCGTTATTCACACCTACCCAAACTCCATGGTTTTTCAAAAAGCCGTCTCTATTCGCAAGAACCTAAAACCTAACGATACACAAACAGCTCAGCCATCTGCACAACCTGCAGAACAAGAGCCCATTTCAAACGAAATACACAGCTGA
- a CDS encoding peptidase M42, with amino-acid sequence MDLNGKTNKIPEPFLRLLSHLVRQPSVVGAEHSFFRVLQRELEERGAQVTWYEGLLVAQGKKPESLMFSAHIDRHGLICTGPNEFQYAAFVAGARSDLLGNSVDEQLMRKIVDRFQKTKVYAYEPWSGAYRGQGQIKNATICEFRNNLIFELENLNHLVAGTPVAFTDSLQITEEALIGQLDNVLTIAALIYLYELGFEGTAFFTAQEEAGKSWRYLLEWFRRFGGSTNQLIVVDTSPFPDFDAASQQHLVLRHKDANASFNRELDLRLQHACAAHQYSVIYKDEYVESKNQVLLAQGLPTMSLGSTEMGRIISASNGLVDGTTLQIPTSGYHTMEESAPIASVLAFLDILQALAR; translated from the coding sequence ATGGACTTGAACGGCAAAACAAACAAAATCCCTGAACCGTTTTTACGCCTGCTCTCCCATCTGGTGCGCCAGCCCTCAGTGGTTGGGGCGGAGCATTCATTTTTTCGTGTACTGCAAAGGGAGCTTGAAGAGCGCGGGGCACAGGTTACCTGGTACGAGGGCCTGCTAGTCGCTCAGGGGAAAAAGCCCGAAAGCCTAATGTTTTCAGCCCATATTGATCGCCACGGCTTGATATGCACCGGCCCCAATGAATTCCAGTACGCAGCCTTTGTTGCCGGTGCGCGCTCGGATTTACTGGGCAATTCAGTGGACGAGCAGCTAATGCGTAAAATCGTCGACCGCTTTCAAAAAACAAAAGTTTATGCCTACGAACCCTGGTCGGGTGCATATCGCGGGCAGGGGCAGATTAAAAATGCCACCATATGCGAATTCCGCAACAACCTTATTTTCGAACTCGAAAATTTGAATCACCTGGTAGCAGGCACTCCAGTTGCATTTACCGATTCCCTGCAAATCACAGAAGAAGCCCTAATCGGCCAACTAGATAACGTGCTAACCATTGCGGCACTAATTTATTTATATGAGCTGGGATTTGAAGGAACTGCATTTTTTACCGCCCAGGAAGAAGCCGGCAAAAGCTGGCGCTACCTACTTGAATGGTTCCGTCGTTTCGGCGGGTCAACCAATCAGTTAATTGTTGTAGACACCAGCCCCTTCCCCGACTTCGACGCCGCCTCGCAACAACATCTGGTACTGCGACACAAAGACGCCAATGCCAGCTTCAACCGCGAGCTGGACTTGCGCCTACAACACGCCTGTGCGGCGCATCAGTACAGTGTTATTTATAAAGATGAGTATGTGGAATCTAAAAATCAGGTACTGCTGGCTCAGGGTTTACCCACAATGTCACTGGGCTCCACCGAAATGGGTCGCATCATATCCGCATCTAACGGTTTGGTTGACGGCACCACCTTGCAAATCCCCACATCCGGCTACCACACTATGGAAGAGTCTGCGCCCATCGCATCGGTGCTTGCTTTTCTCGACATTCTCCAAGCGCTCGCACGTTAA
- a CDS encoding RMD1 family protein — protein MMNVDIVDFHNYVVDVLVCCREFRSPDIQEFLQTNYKSVRYRDAFRIHMMEGEVWLFEYGVLVCWGVSENDQQKLLNQLSPYIVEPMSERVFEQFPFSIEPGNPVRVQNDQLTLPDNSYLLRLSVSHGFAQSTKLSVFETVAQTVIADNAHLSKVLADTGRIPLSRKSLSKLRGKLFDTRSDILLNFNLLDTPEFFWDFPELEGHYLSVAKYLDMVARVELLNHKLETIHTLLDMLASEQNHKHSSFLEWIIILLIAVEIVLNLPSHF, from the coding sequence ATGATGAACGTTGATATTGTTGATTTTCATAACTACGTTGTTGATGTTTTAGTGTGTTGCAGAGAATTCCGTTCGCCGGATATCCAAGAATTTTTACAAACTAATTACAAGAGTGTGCGTTACCGAGATGCCTTCCGTATCCATATGATGGAGGGTGAAGTGTGGCTGTTTGAATACGGTGTTTTGGTTTGCTGGGGGGTGAGCGAGAACGATCAGCAGAAACTACTTAATCAGCTCTCGCCTTATATTGTGGAGCCTATGTCGGAGCGGGTATTTGAGCAATTCCCTTTCTCAATTGAGCCGGGCAACCCGGTGAGGGTGCAGAACGATCAGCTAACGTTACCGGATAATAGCTATTTACTGCGCCTATCGGTAAGCCACGGTTTTGCTCAGTCAACGAAGCTGAGTGTGTTTGAAACGGTGGCGCAAACGGTTATTGCAGACAACGCCCACCTATCGAAAGTCTTGGCCGATACCGGACGAATTCCACTATCGCGGAAATCTCTATCCAAATTGCGCGGTAAGTTATTTGATACACGCAGCGACATTTTATTAAATTTTAACCTGCTCGATACTCCGGAATTTTTTTGGGATTTTCCGGAGCTGGAAGGGCACTATCTTTCGGTGGCCAAATACCTCGATATGGTCGCCAGAGTTGAATTATTGAATCACAAACTGGAAACCATTCACACCCTGCTGGACATGCTGGCAAGTGAACAGAACCACAAGCATTCATCATTTTTGGAGTGGATTATTATACTGCTCATTGCCGTCGAGATCGTATTGAATCTACCGTCGCATTTTTAA